One window from the genome of Amphiprion ocellaris isolate individual 3 ecotype Okinawa chromosome 23, ASM2253959v1, whole genome shotgun sequence encodes:
- the cskmt gene encoding citrate synthase-lysine N-methyltransferase CSKMT, mitochondrial produces MSPWSKSLSLSCRRILATCVRQHSSLTTELIRNMDKKATWDRFYTENSSRTPTFKNFEWFFGFNFVQDVIMPLIQTMSRPDALLRVLDMGCGTSALGPSIYRHSFLPVSVTCADISPVAVRLMQEHIQAKAIQPHNASSQLEFLELDCTHLDKHFGLSSVDIIVDKGTTDALLRSKEGKGKAGVVLKQCLKVLRSSGSLLQFSDEDPDARLLWLETEAQDPGVMRADVGVQEVGELRGVCYYCYQVTPQPVVSK; encoded by the exons ATGTCTCCGTGGTCAAAGTCGTTGAGTTTGTCATGCAGGAGGATATTAGCCACCTGTGTACGACAGCACTCTTCTCTCACAA CTGAACTGATTCGAAACATGGATAAGAAAGCAACCTGGGATCGCTTCTACACTGAGAACAGCAGCCGGACACCCACTTTCAAAAACTTTGAGTGGTTCTTTGGTTTCAATTTTGTCCAAGACGTTATTATGCCTCTGATACAGACTATGTCCCGTCCAGATGCTTTGCTCCGAGTTTTGGATATGGGCTGTGGCACATCTGCACTAGGGCCCTCTATTTACAGACACTCTTTTCTCCCTGTCAGCGTCACTTGTGCCGACATTTCCCCTGTGGCTGTGCGACTCATGCAGGAGCACATTCAAGCTAAAGCCATTCAGCCTCACAATGCTTCTTCTCAGCTTGAGTTTTTAGAGCTGGACTGTACGCATCTGGACAAGCACTTTGGTTTGAGCAGTGTGGACATTATTGTTGATAAGGGCACCACAGACGCCTTGTTGAGGTCCAAGGAAGGGAAGGGGAAAGCTGGCGTGGTGCTGAAGCAGTGTTTGAAGGTGTTGCGGAGCTCAGGATCCTTACTTCAGTTTTCTGATGAGGATCCTGATGCTAGACTTCTGTGGCTGGAGACTGAAGCTCAGGATCCAGGGGTGATGAGGGCAGATGTTGGGGTGCAGGAGGTCGGGGAGCTAAGGGGAGTGTGTTACTACTGCTACCAAGTGACTCCACAGCCTGTTGTATCGAAGTGA